From a single Flavobacteriales bacterium genomic region:
- a CDS encoding MBL fold metallo-hydrolase: MNVYPVNAGNFKLDGGAMFGVVPKSIWNKTNPADENNMCSWAMRCLLVEEGDRLMLIDNGMGDKQSEKFFGYYFLHGDDTLEKTMRSAGFGFDDVTDVFLTHLHFDHCGGSIKKRASGEGYEPAFRNAVYWSEKDHWEWAVHPNAREKASFLKENILPIQESGQLKFVNDGSEVIKGLSVLKAYGHTEAMMVPKIPYKGRTLVYMADLLPSVGHIPLSYVMSYDVRPLITLDEKEKFLREAVENEYVLFLEHDPENECCTLQMTERGVRVKETFPLSAL; encoded by the coding sequence ATGAATGTATATCCTGTGAACGCCGGTAATTTCAAGTTAGACGGAGGAGCCATGTTCGGTGTAGTACCAAAAAGCATTTGGAACAAAACCAACCCGGCCGATGAGAACAACATGTGCAGCTGGGCCATGCGCTGCCTGCTGGTTGAAGAGGGCGACCGCCTGATGCTGATCGACAATGGCATGGGCGACAAACAAAGCGAGAAGTTTTTCGGTTACTATTTCCTGCACGGAGATGACACGTTGGAAAAAACCATGCGAAGTGCGGGGTTCGGTTTTGATGATGTGACCGACGTGTTCCTCACCCATCTCCATTTCGACCACTGCGGTGGCAGCATCAAAAAACGCGCTTCCGGAGAAGGCTACGAACCGGCATTCCGCAATGCCGTTTACTGGTCGGAAAAGGATCACTGGGAATGGGCCGTACATCCGAATGCCCGAGAGAAGGCATCCTTCCTGAAAGAAAACATCCTCCCCATCCAGGAAAGCGGACAACTGAAATTCGTGAACGACGGAAGTGAGGTAATAAAGGGACTCTCCGTACTGAAAGCATACGGGCACACCGAAGCGATGATGGTTCCTAAGATCCCATACAAAGGTCGCACCCTCGTGTACATGGCCGACCTGCTGCCTTCGGTCGGACACATCCCCCTTTCTTATGTGATGAGCTATGATGTGCGCCCGCTGATCACATTGGATGAAAAAGAAAAATTCCTGCGTGAGGCAGTAGAAAATGAATACGTGCTCTTCCTCGAACACGACCCCGAAAACGAGTGCTGCACCCTGCAAATGACCGAACGCGGTGTGAGGGTAAAAGAGACATTCCCGCTATCGGCTTTATAA
- a CDS encoding aryl-sulfate sulfotransferase, translating to MKNRLRPQLPLLITLLCGAVHAQNFNRPVPVGFPAYEFEQLSSGYSGYFLTTTSMLNGKTGNRDMAILDADGYLAWFASDNTVRSGFEYHPEFQRFVYYQSGPQGVRFIEMDTSLNPVDTLAAPTGITFDGHEYTLTSNHHKIVFGVKDTVMDLSAYTFNGQQGLANENVIANTLYEFDENNQLLFSWTSTDHIHPTEFIDGFNYNPNAFDYLHFNAIEMDDDGNFLLSGRHTSTIYKVNRTTGAIMWRWGGSMSDFTLTSGTPFSGQHHIRKLGNGRYSMFNNNNPSGPSHAVEYTLDTAKMEYAEAWSYTHQPSTYTMAMGSHQHRSDDLHLINWGLIYRPAPSFTLIDANDQPMVNVYFRDSVAAYRSFAQDLDFTLPRPEISCDRPVGDLVLTAPTAASYLWSDGSTTQSITVTDTGTYMVWVPYGIGMIGSMPFQVDDLVGTCPVNGIEEAQDDRPELIEKLFDLTGREVKTPMPYQLYIGRTGSGKSRMIYGLPSSR from the coding sequence ATGAAAAACCGTCTCCGTCCTCAACTTCCGTTGCTGATCACCCTGCTCTGCGGAGCGGTACACGCGCAAAACTTCAACCGTCCCGTACCGGTAGGATTTCCGGCATACGAATTCGAACAGCTGTCATCCGGATACAGCGGCTACTTTCTCACCACCACTTCGATGCTGAATGGGAAAACCGGTAACCGCGACATGGCCATCCTCGATGCCGACGGATACCTGGCCTGGTTCGCATCCGACAATACCGTCCGGAGCGGTTTTGAGTACCACCCCGAATTCCAGCGCTTTGTTTACTATCAATCCGGACCGCAAGGTGTGCGCTTCATCGAAATGGATACCAGCCTGAACCCGGTAGATACACTGGCTGCACCTACGGGTATCACATTCGACGGACATGAGTATACGCTCACATCCAACCACCACAAGATCGTGTTCGGGGTGAAAGACACGGTCATGGATCTGAGTGCCTACACATTCAACGGACAACAGGGACTGGCCAACGAAAATGTGATTGCCAACACCCTGTATGAGTTTGACGAGAACAACCAGCTGCTCTTCTCCTGGACGAGCACCGACCACATCCACCCGACCGAATTCATCGACGGCTTCAACTACAACCCCAATGCTTTCGACTACCTGCACTTCAATGCGATTGAGATGGATGACGACGGGAATTTCCTTTTGTCGGGACGGCACACCAGTACCATCTATAAGGTGAACCGAACCACCGGCGCCATCATGTGGAGATGGGGCGGCAGCATGTCCGACTTTACGCTGACATCGGGTACGCCGTTCAGCGGGCAGCACCACATCCGCAAGCTTGGCAACGGTCGCTATTCGATGTTTAACAACAACAATCCTTCCGGTCCGTCCCACGCCGTTGAGTATACCCTGGACACCGCCAAAATGGAATACGCGGAAGCATGGTCATACACCCATCAACCATCCACATACACCATGGCGATGGGCAGCCACCAACACCGAAGCGACGACCTCCACCTGATCAACTGGGGCCTCATCTATCGGCCCGCACCATCTTTCACTTTGATTGACGCCAATGATCAACCCATGGTGAATGTATACTTCCGCGACTCGGTGGCAGCCTACAGAAGCTTCGCCCAGGATCTCGATTTTACCCTACCCAGGCCGGAGATCAGTTGTGATCGCCCGGTGGGTGACCTGGTACTGACGGCACCAACGGCAGCTTCCTATTTATGGTCAGATGGCTCCACCACACAATCCATCACCGTAACCGATACCGGCACATACATGGTGTGGGTACCTTATGGAATCGGGATGATTGGATCCATGCCGTTTCAGGTGGATGACCTGGTGGGCACGTGTCCGGTGAACGGGATTGAGGAGGCACAGGATGATAGGCCCGAGTTAATAGAAAAACTGTTCGACCTGACAGGAAGGGAAGTCAAGACACCGATGCCCTATCAATTGTATATCGGCAGAACAGGGTCGGGAAAATCAAGGATGATTTATGGGTTACCCTCCTCCCGATAA
- a CDS encoding peptidoglycan synthetase, producing the protein MRVHFIAIGGSAMHNLALAMHASGHDVTGSDDEIFEPSLSRLRNAGILPDKMGWDASRITSDLDAVILGMHARNDNQELIRARELGLSIQSYPEFIYSVSQNKKRVVIGGSHGKTTVTSMIMHVLKSCQVDFDYLVGAQLEGFERMVRISDAPLIVIEGDEYLSSPLDLRPKFHWYRPHVAIVTGIAWDHINVFPTWENYLEQFDIFLSLIEDNGVLVYNSDDTNLVALAEKQKGRITLEPYATPPHVIRNGVTALQVNGHETLLQVFGKHNLQNLAGAMHVCMHLGISKADFLSAISTFQGAAKRLEKIAETQDAVVFKDFAHAPSKLKAALSAVREQFPERSLTAVMELHTFSSLNKAFLSQYAGCMDPADRAIVYFNPHTIEHKRLEPISTEQVKEAFGKPDLEVFTDAKELVRELKDFAWQNSALLLMTSGNFEGVDLNAFGRELLERSL; encoded by the coding sequence ATGAGGGTTCATTTTATTGCCATCGGAGGCAGTGCCATGCACAACCTGGCGTTGGCCATGCATGCATCCGGTCATGACGTCACCGGATCGGATGATGAGATCTTTGAGCCTTCGCTCAGTCGCCTGCGCAATGCGGGCATCCTGCCCGACAAGATGGGGTGGGATGCAAGCCGCATCACGTCTGACCTGGACGCGGTAATCCTGGGTATGCATGCGCGCAACGACAACCAGGAATTGATCCGGGCGCGTGAGCTCGGACTCAGTATTCAGTCCTACCCCGAATTCATTTACTCGGTTTCACAAAACAAGAAACGTGTGGTGATCGGCGGCAGCCACGGCAAGACCACGGTCACCAGCATGATCATGCATGTGCTCAAAAGTTGCCAGGTGGATTTCGACTACCTGGTGGGTGCACAGCTGGAAGGCTTCGAACGCATGGTGCGCATCAGCGATGCACCGCTGATTGTGATCGAGGGGGATGAATACTTGTCGTCGCCACTGGATCTGCGACCGAAGTTCCATTGGTACAGGCCGCACGTGGCCATTGTTACTGGCATTGCGTGGGACCACATCAATGTATTTCCAACGTGGGAGAACTACCTCGAACAGTTTGATATTTTCCTATCACTCATTGAAGACAACGGTGTGCTCGTTTACAACAGCGACGATACCAACCTGGTGGCGCTGGCGGAAAAGCAGAAAGGACGCATCACCCTGGAGCCTTATGCCACGCCCCCGCATGTGATCCGCAACGGGGTCACCGCCTTGCAAGTGAATGGGCACGAAACATTGTTGCAAGTGTTCGGAAAACATAACCTGCAGAACCTGGCAGGTGCGATGCATGTGTGCATGCACCTGGGCATTTCGAAAGCGGATTTTCTTTCCGCTATTTCCACGTTTCAGGGTGCGGCGAAGCGACTGGAAAAAATAGCGGAGACGCAGGATGCAGTCGTATTCAAAGATTTCGCACATGCTCCGTCCAAACTGAAAGCGGCATTGTCTGCCGTAAGGGAACAGTTCCCGGAGCGCAGCCTGACCGCGGTGATGGAGTTGCATACGTTCAGCAGCCTGAACAAAGCGTTCTTGTCGCAGTATGCGGGATGCATGGATCCGGCTGACAGGGCCATCGTGTATTTCAACCCGCACACCATCGAGCACAAACGATTGGAGCCGATCAGTACCGAGCAGGTGAAGGAGGCTTTCGGTAAACCCGACCTGGAGGTGTTTACGGATGCGAAGGAACTGGTGCGTGAACTCAAAGACTTTGCCTGGCAAAACAGCGCGTTGCTATTGATGACGTCGGGCAATTTCGAGGGGGTGGATCTGAATGCGTTCGGAAGGGAGTTGCTGGAGAGAAGTTTGTAG